From Bacillota bacterium, one genomic window encodes:
- a CDS encoding ATP-grasp domain-containing protein → MRVAVAVDPLEERGDAARAVTAALIERCETCVVPADSEFLAAIRGAKPDIVFNLSSGVRGESRQSQVPAMLEMVGIPYTGSGVLAHALALDKAAAKKVMSYYGIATPKFRTILTGPEELDGWDTFPAIVKPGREGSGMGIHRDSLVRTAAEAVAQVERVRTEFGLPVVVEEFIEGAEFTVGVMGNPPCVRALPPLLIDFSELPPETGRFYTYEVKKDFGESTKYLCPAPISPELRTALEAAACGAFMSIGCRDVARVDIRERGGQPYVIEINSLPGMRPDYSDLPKVALAAGMDYPTLVRRILSLACRRTGLVSPFDLPDVGQQGL, encoded by the coding sequence TTGAGAGTAGCTGTGGCTGTGGACCCCCTAGAAGAACGCGGGGACGCCGCCCGCGCGGTGACCGCCGCTCTTATTGAGAGATGTGAGACGTGCGTGGTACCGGCTGATAGCGAATTTCTCGCGGCCATACGAGGAGCCAAGCCGGACATAGTCTTCAACCTGAGTTCTGGGGTCCGTGGTGAGAGCAGGCAGTCTCAGGTTCCGGCAATGCTGGAGATGGTAGGCATTCCCTACACCGGGTCAGGAGTCCTGGCGCATGCTCTGGCGCTTGACAAGGCGGCGGCGAAGAAGGTAATGAGCTACTATGGAATCGCCACGCCCAAGTTCAGGACTATCCTCACAGGCCCGGAAGAACTCGATGGGTGGGACACATTTCCCGCGATAGTCAAGCCCGGGCGCGAAGGATCAGGCATGGGGATCCACAGAGACAGCTTGGTTCGCACTGCAGCCGAGGCTGTGGCTCAGGTGGAGCGAGTTCGCACAGAGTTCGGCCTGCCTGTCGTAGTGGAGGAGTTCATCGAGGGGGCGGAGTTCACTGTAGGAGTCATGGGCAATCCCCCTTGCGTCCGCGCTTTGCCTCCGCTTCTCATCGACTTCAGTGAGCTTCCGCCCGAGACTGGACGGTTCTACACCTATGAGGTGAAGAAGGATTTCGGGGAGTCCACCAAGTACCTCTGCCCTGCGCCTATCTCACCTGAACTCCGTACTGCTCTTGAGGCTGCCGCATGCGGCGCATTCATGAGCATCGGATGCAGAGATGTGGCCCGGGTAGATATCCGGGAACGTGGGGGACAACCTTACGTCATAGAGATAAACAGCCTGCCTGGAATGCGCCCCGACTACAGCGATCTGCCCAAAGTGGCGCTGGCTGCCGGGATGGACTACCCGACACTCGTCCGCAGGATTCTGAGCCTGGCATGCCGAAGAACAGGCTTAGTATCACCATTCGACTTGCCGGATGTCGGTCAACAGGGTCTGTAA
- a CDS encoding cation:proton antiporter translates to MNVVLAIGLLLISGVAAGRLAGELKMSSVTGYLVAGLVLGQVWPGIRQPVSGMAIALATDIGLGLIAFVVGGELEAGRLRSLARGVLGMALAQALGAFALVALVSVLLGHSSGVGLVIGAIAAATAPASTIMVVRRHKAEGPLTQALIPVVAIDDAICI, encoded by the coding sequence ATGAACGTCGTGCTGGCGATCGGCCTCCTGCTTATTTCGGGCGTAGCGGCGGGAAGGCTCGCGGGTGAGTTGAAGATGTCCTCGGTTACGGGTTACTTGGTCGCCGGTCTGGTTCTGGGGCAGGTGTGGCCGGGTATCAGGCAGCCTGTCTCGGGGATGGCTATAGCTCTGGCAACGGACATCGGTCTCGGGCTGATTGCCTTCGTTGTGGGAGGCGAGTTGGAGGCCGGGAGGCTTCGTTCGCTCGCCCGTGGAGTCCTTGGGATGGCTCTCGCCCAGGCGCTTGGGGCCTTTGCCCTGGTTGCCCTGGTATCGGTCTTGCTCGGGCATTCGTCAGGGGTAGGCCTGGTCATCGGGGCCATTGCCGCCGCCACTGCCCCTGCCAGCACGATAATGGTGGTCCGACGGCACAAGGCTGAAGGCCCTCTCACTCAGGCTCTTATTCCAGTCGTGGCAATCGACGACGCTATCTGTATCG